ATTCTCTTGACCCTTGGCTCACTCCTTGGGGAGTAATCATCCACATCAAAGGCTTTCGAGGGTTAACTCTGATCTTATCAGCGTATCCATCTGTGAAAAATACCGTCACATCAGGTCTGATTTTATCGTTTGCTAATCGAATGACTTCGTCAAAGCAAGTTCCTCCTCGGCCCTTTACCTCTTTGGGCGGAACACCCTGATAGGAGTAAACATTGTGAATGATCGTGTCAAACTCAACGACAGTCATCTCTGCGCCATTTTTCCAGATATGATATACTTCTCCAAACAGCAACTCTATTTCCTGCTTAGACATACTTCCTGAAGTATCAACAGCTACCATTACATGGTTTTTGGATTTGATTTTTATACCGGGAGTCGTACCATAACGCTTAGATTTACGCTTCATGGTATTTTTTAGATATGTCCTTGAGCCAGTCGTTGTAAAAAGTCTCAATGCCCTTCTCCAGTCAATACTCGGCTTAAGCTTTGCCTTTAGAATATTTATTTGCTCTAAGACATCCCCAGGCAAATTCCCTTGCATATTTCCTTCTCCAACTCTCTCTATTGTATTCTTTAATACCTGATCGATATAGCCTTCCAAGAGCATTCTTTCAGGGCTTGAAAGCTTTTCAAAAGTATCCCATAATTTATGATTCTTTGTAGAGAGCTTTCCAGAGTCCAAAAGTTCTCTTAAAGATCTTTGAGTATTATCGGTATCTAAATTTGAATCAATTTTCACAGTCGAGCTTAACGTCTTGTCAAGCATTTCGGAAAGCTTGGCGTAATAATAATCCGCTGATTCCTCTGGCAGAAAGTCAATTGAGAGTCTATCTGCGATCTTTTTAAAGTCTGTATAAAACACCCCTCCGTCCGGCAATTGATCTCTTTCGATATATTGATTAATAACCATATCAAAAGCGATATTAGCAAGTTCTCTGTCCGGCATTTTCATTGTTCTGTTATAAGTGATATGCTTAAGAACTACATGCAAAATCTCATGCTTCACTACACCATATCGTTGTTCCGCTGGTATAGAAAGCCAGAAAGACTTGCTGACTGAAAACTGAACTGTAAAGTTATTCAATGCTCTGACGAATGCAGTATTCAGTCCCATCTCTTCCTCAGCTTCTGTTGTAACGCTTTTGACTATTCCGGTAAAAAAATGCCCGTAAAATGGTTCGGTCATCAGCAACTTAATGCTTGTTCGGGATATATCATCTAGTAATTCTTGATGAGTCATTTTTAATCATTAATCGAAGTAATTACCAATGTGCCTGATATTTCAATCAGGTCGCCTGATTCTTTGTCCATAAAATAATAGCCATCACTTGTAGGTTCGCTTAATACTTTTCCTGTGCTGGTCCAAGTACGCGCGACGCTACCATCGCAGTTTAATAATTCTACTTTGAACTCTGTTCCAAAGCCTTTCCACTTTGCTTGCTCAGCTCCTGTGCAACTTTCTAAAAAAATTATGGCACTTGATAATGCCAAAACCAAAACGCTTCTCATCATAATTATTCAGTTACTAAAGAAAGTGATTAAGTTAACTATTATTTGCTGGAATCACCTCCCTGAAAACAGGGGGTGAGTCTGTGAGAATCAAGTAAATCTGAGAAACATGTTAGACAGAAAGTAATAGACAGCTTAGTGATTAGCATAAATAATTTCCGGAGTCGTTTCATCAGCAAGAAGCTCATCGATAAGCTCTTTGTGATGTTTTTTGACGTAACTAGAAATAGGTGAAGGCAATTCTTTTAGCAGTACACTGCCTTCAAACGTCTTTGGGTTGACTATAATAATTTCTGTGTCATCAAAAGCTTTCTTTTGAATTGTTTTGTCCAATGCCCGATGCATTCTTATATAGTCGTTATTATCGATAAACTTATAGATATGTTTATCTCTATTCATGCTTTTAACTGTGCGGATGGCTAGTTTGAGTTGAAAATTTTTCAGGGCTCGGAATATAGGCATTCTGTCAATTATATGTCTAAAAATAATCAAGAGCATAGCTGTTAAAAGGAACATGCTAATGTAAATCAAATCATAACCTTCATTGGCATGTAAACCGTCTATTCTGCTCACGGAAGGAGTATTGTAGTCATATATCACTACTACTGGCTCTCCCGGTTTCGTTAAGTTGGCATAAGAATGATCGTAAGAATAGCCATGAAAAGTTTTGTCTATTCCAGGCACTTTGTATTCAAACTCTAAATAGTAATGATCATGGTTTGATGTGACAGAGCCGTTGACAATCCGATATTCATCGGATAGTGAAGTTAGATTGTCAAGAGGCTTTCGTTCCCTGTAGCTATAGGAAAATACCTTGTCGTAATCTCTGCTAAAGCAGATTAAAAATGGAACTAGAACGCCTATTAGTTTTCCGTTAAGAAAACCTTTAAAAAGAACAGTCCAACGTAAAGCGTTGGGGATCAAAAAAGTGGATTTAATATTCATATGTTTATTTAAAAAATAATTTATTAGATATAATCACGATTGAATTTTATACTATTTTATTTCCGCTGGAAAAACATAAAGAGGAAAATCATAAAAACCAATTATGATAAGCATTTCTGTTATGATGATAATTGCAACTTATTCAACTGATCGAGCACGCTTTGCTTGTATTGCCTGCCGATAGGCAAAGCTTGATTTTTTATTTCTATTAATTCGTGTGTATAAGCGTCTATTTTTTTTACTTGAATGATAAATGAACGATGTATTCTTAGAAATTGCTTGGAAGGCAATATTGATTCGAAGTGGCTGATACTTTCCCTTACCATGATAAATTCATTGTTCAGATATATTTTCAAATAGTCTTTTTGGCTTTCGATGTATTGGATTTCATTGAACTTGATTTTGATCATTTTGCGATCGGATTTGACAAATGCAAAGTCCTTAATTTGAGTGTCATCTTTGGTCTCAATGATTGGAGTGCTGGTCCTTTTCTTGTATACTTCCACGGCTTTGAATAACCGTTCAAGAGAGATCGGCTTGAGCAAGTAATCAATGGCTTGAAGTTCAAAGCCTTCAATAGCATATTCTCTGTGCGCTGTCGTGAATATTACTTTTGTGTCATTTGAAATGGATTTGGCAAGGCTCAGTCCCGAAATGTCCGGCATGTCAATATCCAAGAAAATCAAGTCGATTTGATTTTCATTCAAAGCTTTGAAGGCTTCCAGCGCATTTTTACAGACGGCCACAAGCTC
The Aureibacter tunicatorum DNA segment above includes these coding regions:
- a CDS encoding LytTR family DNA-binding domain-containing protein, yielding MNFPIKSIIVDDEPTARKILEIHLQSIPSIELVAVCKNALEAFKALNENQIDLIFLDIDMPDISGLSLAKSISNDTKVIFTTAHREYAIEGFELQAIDYLLKPISLERLFKAVEVYKKRTSTPIIETKDDTQIKDFAFVKSDRKMIKIKFNEIQYIESQKDYLKIYLNNEFIMVRESISHFESILPSKQFLRIHRSFIIQVKKIDAYTHELIEIKNQALPIGRQYKQSVLDQLNKLQLSS
- a CDS encoding VWA-like domain-containing protein, whose translation is MTHQELLDDISRTSIKLLMTEPFYGHFFTGIVKSVTTEAEEEMGLNTAFVRALNNFTVQFSVSKSFWLSIPAEQRYGVVKHEILHVVLKHITYNRTMKMPDRELANIAFDMVINQYIERDQLPDGGVFYTDFKKIADRLSIDFLPEESADYYYAKLSEMLDKTLSSTVKIDSNLDTDNTQRSLRELLDSGKLSTKNHKLWDTFEKLSSPERMLLEGYIDQVLKNTIERVGEGNMQGNLPGDVLEQINILKAKLKPSIDWRRALRLFTTTGSRTYLKNTMKRKSKRYGTTPGIKIKSKNHVMVAVDTSGSMSKQEIELLFGEVYHIWKNGAEMTVVEFDTIIHNVYSYQGVPPKEVKGRGGTCFDEVIRLANDKIRPDVTVFFTDGYADKIRVNPRKPLMWMITPQGVSQGSREWNQLKGRVIKMMA